The following is a genomic window from Phaseolus vulgaris cultivar G19833 chromosome 6, P. vulgaris v2.0, whole genome shotgun sequence.
ACTAAAACTTACAAAAAGTTATATCTCAGTATGTTCTCCATTATCATCTTCCTActaaaattattgttttcatGTTTCCCGATTCTCGTGACTTGTTCTCCGTCTTTGCCTTTTCACCAATAGTATGACGCATCTTGTGCATATCTAACCATTCTTACatctttttcataaaataaatgatattttttttatcaaattcattattttaaaaattaaattatgtatttttcattaaaaataaaaaattattatgaaaaaaaataaatttataaaaaataatatatgtgCATAGAAGAGATTTTGATACCACCGGCactatactattttttttttcaatctcttTAATGAATTACACTTTGTTCAAAGTTTTTTTCATATGaactttaataaatattttttttattaaaatataaagacaAATTTAATTAATCTAAAAAGTAATCTAACTTACAAATTActactataaaatattatagatagatattttgaaaattcattgaaacatagactaatattaaaattttattttttaaatttatatattgacTTTACTTTTGAACAATATACTATACATTGATATAAATAAGTAtctttacatatatatatatatatatatatatgtatatatatatattatttattagtaaAACACATGCATTTTTTGTATGgtttaaaatattgtaaaaatagtatttaaaatattaaaatatagttttataaaaaaatattaaaaaatatatgtaatgattattttcagttaaaaaaatttaaagaaagaaaatttatttatttattctattaaattagtttttaaaaaagatagattatttaattaaaaaaataaaaagaggtattattttatataataatacaaattatcttaaattgattattttcaCTAGTTATAATATTAAACTCATGACTAAAACTATGCAACATGATACATGTAACTTGTCTATCTACAAATAGACAAGTAATAGTGtaaactttatttattatacTGTGTGCAATGTATCAGGGGAAGATAATGAAATAGAGTATATAGAATGTTACATATTTCTTGAATATAAGGTTCTATGGTCTAGTGGTTAGGACATTGGACTCTGAATCCAGTAACCCGAGTTCAAATCTCGGTAGAAccttaaattttgttataatatcctttttttctgtttttttaatattcagtCTCTCCCACAGTATATATGGGGGCTGAATCACATATTGGGTGACATTTGatcttttaatttgttttaagtttATGAGTATGGAATCAGAAACCCAAAGAAAAATTGAGGAAACAGTGTTGGACATACTCAACAAATCCAACATGGAAGAAGCCACTGAGTTCACCATTCGACTCACTGCCTCGGACCGACTCGGAATCGACCTCTCTGACCCCACCAGTAAACACTTTGTCAGAAGCATCGTTGAGTCCTATCTTCTCTCCGTTATGGCCAATGGAAAGGCGGAGGAGAAGAAGGACAATGTCGTTGAGGCCAACGAAGATTTGGAGGTGATGAAACTTAGGAGGGAAGATCCTGAAAGCGTTATTTGTCATGTAAGTTCTGCTTCTTCCATATTTCATAAAAGCCCTAGATTATTTCTGTTAGGTTCCTCTGCACCCTATGGACTGGGTAATTGATGGAGGGAACAAGTCAAGTTTACAAACTTGTTGATGAGtgtttaatttatgtttttaaattttgtttgattgGTCTAGCTGTCAGACAGGAGGAACGTGGCTGTGAAAACATTCAAAGGGGTATCACTGGTCTCAATTAGGGAGTTTTATATGAAAGATGGAAAACTAGTTCCTGGTTCTAAAGGTGATTACATAATCTATTGTTTGGTCTTGTGAATTTGCTGTTTTCTGTTGTACACTGTAAATGTTGCtggaattttaaattatgtgttTGTAAGTTGGCCATGATCAGTAGTTTATGACAAGttaatttcattctttataGTCTAAAAATCTCTGCTTTTTGTATCTTTCTAGCTTAGGGTAAGATATTAGTGGGACTATTGTTGAGAAGAATGACAAAATCAATTATAGTCAGTGTGGGAGCCATGTCCTTTTGTTTTGTAAAACAGGAAAGATATGAACAACGGTACACTATCTTTTCCCAATTAATCGATTAATTTCATTCATAGTCAATTATGATTAGTGCACACAGATACCAATAACACTACATCTCTCTTAGGTGAAATTGACTAAAGAAAGCCACTAGGACTAAATAACACTACATCTCTCTTAGGTGAAATTGACTAAAGAAAGCCACTAGGACTAAATGAGGAGAGTAAATCACTTGTTCTTGAAAAATTGGTGGAGTCTGAGAATCACATTAgaagaaataatattaaagaatCTCATGGTCAATAATAACCTTGAGATTTAAGCTTTTAATCAAATCTGATGATATCACTTTTCATGTAACTAAGTCATCTAATGAGATATTATTATCATCCTTGTCATTGTATTTGTGTTTTGCCAGCTGCTACATGCATAAATTAGAGGATTTGAGTTGAGGTCTGATTTAGATTTTGAGGATAATTACTTGAGTTTATGTGACTCTGTTTTGCTGAGAACTTGGTTAATCTGAATTTTGAAACTAAACATGTCCCTTTTCctgaattttattttaggtataaGTTTACCTTCTGAACAATGGTCAATCttcaagaagagtgttcctgCCATAGAAGAAGCTATCATAAAGATGGAAGGAAGGATAAGGTGGGTATGCAATGCTGACATGTGAGCTATGTGATAACATAAAAGGTCATGGCTTCCAATGATATTGATATTGAATATTGAAATGTTATGTTGTGGAAATTGCTGAGTGCATATGTGCAGAAtgcttttttttgtttttattctctTGGTATATTACCAAATATGAATTTATGATATTCTTTCTTGTAAGTTTAGTTGGAGAAATTTCTGCATTTTTCTGAATACCTACTGCTTACTTTGCTGGAAGGAAAACATGTTTCTTGGTGTTTAATCATGCAGATAAATGCATggtaaaaattgttttttaacaGTAGTGAAAACATTTATTTGTGGGCTAGTCTAACCTAGAATATGCAATCAACACAATGTAGATCGGAGCTTAATGGTAAACAAAATGGAGATGGGTCAAATTCAGTCCCTCTTGAGCCTGTTGTCCCCGTTCCTCCACTTGAGCCTGTTGTCCCTGTTCCTCCACTTGAGCCTATTGTCCCTATTGAAGTTGTCCGTTTTGATGGGAAGAATTTCCAATTCTGGGCTCAGCAGATGACATTATTATTGAAACAATTAAAGATTGAATATGTGCTAATTGAACCATGCCCGAATGCTGCATTAGGGGAAGGTGCAAAGGCTGAAGACCTTGTCACAGCCAAGGCTGCAGAAAGGAGATGGTTGAATGATGATTTAGTGTGTTCTCGTAATATCTTGAGCCATTTATCTGATCCTCTTTTCAACCAGTATGCGGACAGAAAAATGAGCAGCAAGGAGTTGTGGGAAGAGCTAAATCTGGTTTATCTCTCTGAGGAATTTGGAACCAAGAGATCTATAGTGAAAAAGTACATTGAATTTCAGATAGTTGATGAAAAAACAGTGAGCGAGCAAGTCCGAGACCTAAATGGCATTGCAGATTCTATTGCTGCTTCTGGAATATTCATGGATGATAACTTTCATGTCAATGTCATCATTTCAAAGCTTCCACCATCGTGGAAGAACTTCTGCATGAAGTTATTGCGTGAGGAATATCTACCTTTCTGGAAGTTAATGGAATGTATACAGGTAGAGGAAGAATTTCGGTGTGGAGTACGACGAGTGGGTGAACATTCTAACAGTGTGGGATTTCACCAGGACAATAGAGGTGGTGGACAGAGGAGGGTTGACTATAAGCCTCTAGGAATGTGCAGGAATAGGCCAGAAATCAATGCCAGGAGTATACCCTGTAATGTATGTGGCAAGAGGGGACATCTTTCTAAAAATTGCTGGAGAAGAAGTGACAAGCAAACTAATGAGAGGAAAGCAGAAGAGGATGTGAACACACCTACTACAGAAATTGGTATTGTGGCTGCTACCCCTCCCCCTACCTAGTAAGTTTGTACAAAAACATGCTTTGTATTTTGAACCAGGACACAGAAATCTACATTTTTAGGCCAGACAAGTGAGTTTGACATTTATGTAACTCGTAGATAGTGTCTTTGAATTACAGGAATTGGTACAgcctctctttatttatttttatatagctACTTCATTTAGTGAAGATGCccttgatgaatttaatttGCTCAAACTACTGACTAATTGATTTAGAGTCCGAGGATAGGACTCTACCAATTTTGAATTACGTACCCATTGTAGACTGTGCATAATAGTGTGTGGTTGTGAAATTGCTTTGggaaaaaatatcaaatgaCTGGATATGAAATTTGTCAATTATTTATTGTCTTCTAGAAATAGTTCTTTTGTCAACTAAATAAAATTGTCTTTCCTCAATTTACTTTCAGAATAAAACTAATCTtacataaacttttttttatcaaaagaaGTCGATTGcaattaattaaatcaaaattagaAATCGATTTTactgaaattaattttatcaaaaaatctaaaatagacTACTGATGTACATCTTGTCAACACTAGCTTAATTTGTAGCAGTGTCTCAACTGAGCTGCACTAAAGAGTAAAATTTCTGGAACGATTATATGAATACTAGACTTGATTGAAGATAGATAATTTAAGTGAAACATAGATTGTGGGTAGAGGTGATGTAGATGAATTTTTTTTCCTGACCATCTTGTGTGACATTTTGCTGTGCACCAACAAGTCTAATGACTACCTTAAAAGAGTCTCATTGTTGGTAGTCCACAGGAGCAATTGAAAGAAAGTCCCACATGTTACATCATATTAATCAGTGAACTACTTGAAATTGGAAGATAAGACTTATAAACATAAGAATTCGGTTGTGCTCATTTAACACATTTCATTTTCAAGAAAGTAGTAGTGCTCAGCAAGTTGAATCAttcaatataaaaactaaactaTCCAAGGTTTCTCCTGACTGCAATTAAGAATCTGATGTAAGCAAACATAGCTACTTGTTTAGGTTACATAAAGAAGTTCACTGTGTTGTGTCTATTTATGAACACCTATCTACTTTCTTTTTGGCATATTCCTAGTGAACTAAGGTCCACAACTAGTAGCTGATACACAATTAAATGTGATTTGTTAGTTGTTAACATGTCTTGCAAAGTAACTTTTCAGGTTTGCCTAGTGAAGATTTCCTTTTCTATAATCCAATAACTGCTGCTCCCTGTGTTTATCCGCACTAAGTTTAGAGGTTTCCCAATTCAGCTTCCTCACTGTCTCTTCAGTTTCAATGTAGTTTGACGGTACATCAGATCCTCCAGAAATTAAAGGAAATTTCACTTCTACATCTTTCCTGCAGCAGGAGAGTGTTGTGAGAAATTTCATTCATAATaagacaaaaaatatatattaaggGTGAGCCCTCCAATTACAGAAGAATATTTAGATGAAagcaagagaaagaaaagaaggcTTTTAATCAAGGAAAGAAATAAATGATTGTCAAATGAGGAGAAAAAGGAAGTCTTAACAAAGTAGTTCTATCTGCCAACCATTATTGGAAATTATTCAACTGCTCATCTTCATCTTTTCTCTTATAAGCTAActtctaatttttaatatttgttcctattttttcctttaaatatttattaaatctcTTTTTTTACACTTTCCTATATAAGacatgattttattatttttaatttctatcacacggtaaaaatttattattttgaatcaTTTACTAAATAAAATACTGACCATGATGGACAATGAGTTTATTATTATCACTTGCATACTCtttatattacataatttatttcaaCCATTATATCAGTTACAATATTTTTCTACTATTTCAGGATTATAGTTCAATCCATTATGTTGATAGATGATATAGttgtttgatttttaaatatCTTTCGAATTACATTATGCATTTTAActctatttttttactttattttaaatatctaatttctatctaaaaaatacattatttttactttatttaaatttgaatagAAAATATTGCAAGATATggtataaatttaataataaatacacaatatgaaaaatattgacAATTGAAAGCAgtacatatataattaaaataatctaTCTATAAATTAAAGATGATAATAATTTAAAGttaattagaaattaaaactAGAACTAcctcaaatatattttatcaataaaaataaaaattaatttatatcaaATATCATACTAACGTGTCTATTAtgtataatttacttttattagCAGCTTTAACCGATAGTTTCATCAAATACTCATATTTTAGTAAACtaacttaaaaaaattcaactacCAGCTAGATTTGTCAAATATGGTTCATATCCtaggaaaaaataatttttcatcatGTAGAGCATATGTCATTATCTCTCTCATTGGGAGATACAAATCAAATGGATGAAGTATCAACTAAATAAAATTCTCCTATTGAAACGAACAAAATTGAACTATAAAAATCATCTAAATCAAAGATATATTAAGGAGTGGAAGTTTAATTTGAAACTGACCTACAAccaagagcaaacataccacCTCTTTGAATCATCCCACCATCCAATGACAAAGCTCCATCATAAATGCATGGGAGAGCAAGCAGCATTTCGTTCCGGGTTTTATATATTTGCAGGCGAGAAAAAAGTCCATAAAACAGTGTCTCTCTAAGACCATGCCCAATGTCAGTAAGAAAAGATAAATGTTTTGAATCCAAATGGATCATGTTCACTGCATAATCCAGAAACCCAGGTGGGCACTCCCCATTAGGTAATCTTGGCTTTGGAAGAGCCAACTTCTTTTGTGGATCATCTGCTACCAAACCTCCAACAAAGGGTCTGCAATAACAACAGAaggttcaccttccttctaAATTATGCATggtagagtttttttttttttaaacaggaAATGCGACTTGTTAATATGTCAGATTTTATTAGCAGAGGGACTTGAACCCACAATATATTCTTCCTTCCCTTCAACCTTACCACCAAAATATGCATGTAAGAGTTGGATACTACATGTGAGTTTTTCACATCTTATAAAGAGAATAATAGACACAAATTCCCAGCACATGGTGCACAAATTTAACCATAAATAGGATCTTTGTGTCTATCTCTCTTTATATGAACCTATGCTGCTAAAAAATGTTACAGGAGGAAAATTCACATATTTGtcaaacttgccttaaatctTCAAGAGATATGACAGCAAACCGGCCATTAATTCTCTTTCCAATTGAAGACCCTATGCCATGCAATCCAGCATTACAGTTTATCAAGCCTTCAGTATCATACTTCTCCAGTGCATTAATGCCTTCATAGGAACTGCAGACAATTGCAAGCATCCTCTCCAAGCCCAAAAACTCAGAAAGGATCCTGTATTTGGACAAAATTGAAAGTTCTTTTGGTTAAATAATAGCAATAGAAGCTTCTTTCTCAAGTTCTAAGATTCATACCCAGAGTAATGGTGTGCTTGGAAATTTCAAATTAGCACATGAAGAACAACGAGACTTGTGTTTTAAAATCGGGGAATTAAATGAGACCACAAGAGATATTGTCTGTTGTAGACAGATGGgtgttaaaaaattgaaaataaaataaaataaattatattaacctGCTAAGATTATCGCTCTCAACTTTGCCAAGGGTTGCAACAACTCCCACAACATCCTTTGTTAATGTCAAATTCGATGTCTGAGCATTACCTTTTAGCCAACTAAATACACCAGCAGCAGTGTTTTCTTTCTTCATTATCTGTTCCATTGTTTCCTCTTCAGTATGAAAGGCACCATTTCCACTATCTGAAGTAATTACATTGTTTGAATGGTACTTTGCAAGACTCACTACAAATTTCATTAGCCAAAAAAGTTGGAGTGAGTTAAATAAGAAAAGCTTGATTAAAGTGGCTCACTCAACTAATGAGTGATGCGGTATTAAATTGAACAGTTAATCTAAAATTCTATTTTCTCCCCTCATATCCCAACTTTACCTTGATAaacaagtaaaaataaaaaccagATTGATTTCTAGACATACCTTGCAAGTCAAATATTGATTCAGCTAACTGATTTGATTGAGAATTAAGGAACTTAAGATTATCTTCGTGCTGTTTGATAATCTTAGATCTCTCACTGATATCATCACGGAGACTCTGCTGAAACAATAAAAGAACATGATGTGGAAAAAAATAACttgataaaaaaagtaaagCACTAATAACATAAGTGACCAACAACACTTGGTTCAACCACTTTCAGATTCTCAAAAAATCTCTTATGTTCATTCATGGGTTCTTCATGGGACTATTAGTACTCAATCAATAACAAAATGCAGGTCCTGCAATCAATGGGTTTTGGCTGTAAAAAAGTCATTCATCAAAAACATGGTATAAAGACCCTTGCATACCTTAACTGGAATCAAGAATGGTGGTTTTCTTCAATCAATTTATCATGGATCAATAGAAGAACCATGTCCCCCCAAATCAAATCATGGTTTGTATCACCCACAAAGGTTATAAAAAGCATTACACCATATAACAGTACCTTTTAGAGTTTTCACAACCATAGTTGCAGCCAATTAACCTCAAGATTTTTAAGAGTTTTTCACAACTATAATTGTGGATGAAGAACCCACAACCTCAAGGTTTTTTGGAGTTTATGCGCTGTAATTGCAGTCAGTTAAGTAGCATCTATTCAAACAAAACTCTTTTATAATTCAATAGATCGGGAAGAACTGGTAACCACCATTTTAACACACAAATTGGGATTTTAAAACTGGAATCTGGACCTGTGATTTTAAAATTGACAGGTAGAAATGGAGTGAACTCCAAAATCTGCTGGACCTGAACAGTAAATACTGAATTTGTTGCCCATCCTTTAATTGGCAAAAAATTAACCTTCTTAGGAAGTAAACTTTCCCATGGGCTTCATCCATGTTAAGATTTAGTTCATGCAGATAGAATAAAAAGTAGAACATAAGATATTACATAGAACAAAAGGCAAAATGGTAGGAGAAAAAACCTCACCGTGTGGTTAAGCTGAGACATAATGAAACCTGTTATTGTGTTGTGATGACTATCTTTGTGTATCTGCTCTGCTCTGCTTTCTTTCAAGTTTGTAAAATTCCCAAACTTTGCTATTTTCAATTCTTAAATACCAACATACCAAACCAAAGCATGGCAGTCAGCAGTGGTACTTTCGTCATTTTGTTCAAATTCTCTGACATCTGAACCCTACATCTAGTGTTTTAGATACTTCACACAACACAGTTCCGAATCCAAGGTTTCATCACTCTAATCttttacaacttgttttccttgttaacattttcatttatatttttaaattaaataacatttttttaattttattctactatgataaatatttctaattttttatttatttttaaataaattaatatatttctttctgtcaaattaataataaCGGTAACACAATCACCAATAAGTAAGACGTGTCATTAATTAAAATTGGGTTGTTGAGGGATGTAACATGTAACGCAATTTAATAACATTGTTACCATAcaattcaaaaacaaaaaataataacgGTCAGTCAGTGTCGTAGTGTGTGGTCACTATACATCTCacaaaatgaaattgaaaaaataatcataataggaaaaaagtatttaacttatatttaaataatttatttttacctttttttcaaaaattaaaaccatttatcataatttttattattttataataaaataaaataaattcatccttgcaatataaaatatataactaaataattttaggtatatattttgttataatatattatcTTCAAACTTTAAATCAACTTTCATCAAACTTATTATTCCTAATTAGTTGGATctcttatattatattaaaagtgAATATAACTTAGGACTTATTAATCattaacaaatatatttaataaaattaccTAAAATTTTAGGTAGAAATAAAGAGATATATACATGTTATGGTTAAAACCggttgaaaaacaaattaaatttttaaaaattatataatattagttGAGATTTAGaaataatataacaactaactatatcttataaaatatttatctcagtataaaaaaaaacaattgtgaATGATCTAGCTACAAGTTCTAGAAATCAaagtgatgttttttttttaataacccTTATCAAATAACATTTTACCACTCACAAATATCTTTTAGTTTCAAAATAATCATTCACAATCTTTCTACACCTAAATTGAAACATAACTTCACAAAAAAATATCAAACCAATTTAAACAAGAACATAATTCTCCTATATTCATGGCTTTTGTATCTATTATCAAACTAATCctctaaaaacataataaatattgaTTAAAGACTCGCAAGTAGTCTTCTAACTCAATTAATAACATGAAATGTAACATCTTGAGTTAATCTTTCTCCATTCGAGGTGGTCATATATCTTTCAAGAAAACTCAACCAAGTTTCCAATAAAAGATGTAAAAACTCAATTCATTCTAAGCTTCTTCAAGTGcatcaaatataaaaacatcAAGAATGTCAAGAttcttataattatattttatacataaattgggtgctaactttgttttctattcatgtttttttttattgtcaattcAATTATcctttattgaaaaaaaagttgttaCTATTTCAATAGCTAGTTTGGTCTTCAATCATTCCCTGGCTTAATTTTCATTTCTTAGGTCTTGAAAAGTGAGAGGTTACTAGTTTTCTTGTTAAATTTGTGTGTTTTTGAACTTTCTTTTGAGTAATATCTTCCTTGCAAATTATCTTTTCAAAGTCtatgttattttgaaattatataataattattggaTAAATATTTGTGATTTGAGTTTTTGTGATTAAGAATTAAAGAATAGAGGTACATGTGTTGTAATCTAAACTTGAAATGATGAACTAAGTGGTACAAAACattgaacaaaatatttttataatttttttttacatttagaATGTTAGTCAAATGATCTTTAGACCAACATTTATCCACTTCTGCGACATATAAATaccaaaaaaatacataaaaaagaataaaagtgCATCAAAAGATAcatagtttatatttatttatatgtacAATTTTTATTCAATTGGATAAGCTAATTCTAATCATAAAGAAtgtcattattttcttttaaaagttttttattgaaaatttatcCAAATAGATTTTATAACAGGAACTGatcatgaaatattttataaggagactttataaatgttaaatttatgcaaataaaaattataataaaataaacaataataatatattttccaacatattttgtaaaaaaatttattaatagaaAATTAGTGAAAACTATAAACTATAAATAAGattcataaaaataatgcaAGGCCgaaaaattaatgattttaaaaatttattaataaaaatattaaaaaatatgttaaataagATATTTCTAACACTTTGGTTTATAACAATAGGGCAATTTATCACAACAAAAGCCTGGCATGGGTGCCCCAAAAAAGATAAGACATAATTGGGgagtttctttctgcacctctgcgtttttcttcctgcaccccataatGTTATGCAACCGTCAAATTATccttattattttctaaaataccCTAAAACATACTACCCacactctttcttcttcttccttatgCATACCATAGACCTACATTTCTTTGCCTTTCCTTACACACAACAACTTTATCTCATCGCATAGGAATTGTGAGGCACATTTCACTTTGTGGTGATTCGGTGGTGTCTTCGACGGCTTGGTGATGGTTTGGTGGTGTCTtcggcgacttggtgatgactCAGTAGTGTCTCTTCATCTCATccctattgtttttgttttcaaaaattGTGATTCCACAACATAGTTCTAAATACAAAAGGTCTCCATAATGCAAAATTTGAAACTCAAATTGAAAATACAAGAcgagaaaaactcaaaaactcgcACCACCAACGAACTAGCACTACCACCAGCCACAAAGCAACACAAATGTATCGAAAAATCCAACACTCAATGTTCATCATAATCAATTTATTTTCAGAAGggtaaaattgaaattttaaaacttttggtGTGCAGCTTGAAATCTTGGAGACGCAGAAAGAAAAGGCCCAATTTGAGTCATACAAAGGTATAGTTTTACTGGGCCATAGTTCATTAGacttgtttgtgttttgtaacaCTTTATAAGGTACACATCAAATTAGATTGGATAAGTAATAGAAATAGTAAGTAACTACGTGTTTGAGAATAGTATCAGCAACAACAATCAATGCATATCTATTTTCTTGATAT
Proteins encoded in this region:
- the LOC137831907 gene encoding uncharacterized protein — protein: MSMESETQRKIEETVLDILNKSNMEEATEFTIRLTASDRLGIDLSDPTSKHFVRSIVESYLLSVMANGKAEEKKDNVVEANEDLEVMKLRREDPESVICHLSDRRNVAVKTFKGVSLVSIREFYMKDGKLVPGSKGISLPSEQWSIFKKSVPAIEEAIIKMEGRIRSELNGKQNGDGSNSVPLEPVVPVPPLEPVVPVPPLEPIVPIEVVRFDGKNFQFWAQQMTLLLKQLKIEYVLIEPCPNAALGEGAKAEDLVTAKAAERRWLNDDLVCSRNILSHLSDPLFNQYADRKMSSKELWEELNLVYLSEEFGTKRSIVKKYIEFQIVDEKTVSEQVRDLNGIADSIAASGIFMDDNFHVNVIISKLPPSWKNFCMKLLREEYLPFWKLMECIQVEEEFRCGVRRVGEHSNSVGFHQDNRGGGQRRVDYKPLGMCRNRPEINARSIPCNVCGKRGHLSKNCWRRSDKQTNERKAEEDVNTPTTEIGIVAATPPPT
- the LOC137831908 gene encoding protein DEFECTIVE IN MERISTEM SILENCING 3-like isoform X1 produces the protein MSQLNHTQSLRDDISERSKIIKQHEDNLKFLNSQSNQLAESIFDLQVSLAKYHSNNVITSDSGNGAFHTEEETMEQIMKKENTAAGVFSWLKGNAQTSNLTLTKDVVGVVATLGKVESDNLSRILSEFLGLERMLAIVCSSYEGINALEKYDTEGLINCNAGLHGIGSSIGKRINGRFAVISLEDLRPFVGGLVADDPQKKLALPKPRLPNGECPPGFLDYAVNMIHLDSKHLSFLTDIGHGLRETLFYGLFSRLQIYKTRNEMLLALPCIYDGALSLDGGMIQRGGMFALGCRKDVEVKFPLISGGSDVPSNYIETEETVRKLNWETSKLSADKHREQQLLDYRKGNLH
- the LOC137831908 gene encoding protein DEFECTIVE IN MERISTEM SILENCING 3-like isoform X2 encodes the protein MSQLNHTSLRDDISERSKIIKQHEDNLKFLNSQSNQLAESIFDLQVSLAKYHSNNVITSDSGNGAFHTEEETMEQIMKKENTAAGVFSWLKGNAQTSNLTLTKDVVGVVATLGKVESDNLSRILSEFLGLERMLAIVCSSYEGINALEKYDTEGLINCNAGLHGIGSSIGKRINGRFAVISLEDLRPFVGGLVADDPQKKLALPKPRLPNGECPPGFLDYAVNMIHLDSKHLSFLTDIGHGLRETLFYGLFSRLQIYKTRNEMLLALPCIYDGALSLDGGMIQRGGMFALGCRKDVEVKFPLISGGSDVPSNYIETEETVRKLNWETSKLSADKHREQQLLDYRKGNLH